Proteins from a genomic interval of Clostridia bacterium:
- a CDS encoding SAM-dependent methyltransferase yields MFFLEYLKHPRRIGAVAPSGKQLALCMMEPIDFEKAETIVEYGPGTGAFTQELFSRKRPETRLILIEQNPSFHKSVSQMYHGKNNTTVLLDTAERADEILREQGLGHADYIVSGLPFTSLPDRVTQNVFAATKSLIGSDGIFITFQYSKVKQALFESRFVIADCLRAQHNVPPAYVYVMKNKE; encoded by the coding sequence GCGACGGATCGGAGCTGTTGCGCCAAGCGGCAAGCAGCTCGCCCTGTGCATGATGGAGCCTATCGACTTTGAAAAAGCCGAAACTATAGTGGAATACGGTCCCGGCACCGGCGCGTTCACACAGGAGCTGTTTTCACGCAAACGCCCGGAAACGAGGCTTATACTCATAGAACAGAATCCATCCTTCCATAAGTCTGTCTCCCAGATGTATCACGGGAAGAACAACACGACGGTGCTTTTGGACACCGCCGAACGCGCGGACGAGATCTTAAGGGAGCAGGGCCTTGGCCATGCCGATTATATAGTATCGGGGCTTCCGTTTACATCCCTTCCCGACAGAGTCACCCAAAACGTGTTTGCGGCGACGAAGAGTCTTATCGGAAGCGACGGCATATTTATAACCTTCCAGTATTCCAAAGTGAAGCAGGCGCTGTTTGAAAGCCGATTCGTGATAGCCGACTGCCTCAGAGCGCAGCATAACGTCCCTCCAGCGTACGTTTATGTAATGAAGAACAAAGAATGA